In Colletotrichum higginsianum IMI 349063 chromosome 3, whole genome shotgun sequence, a genomic segment contains:
- a CDS encoding DNA-binding protein produces MVKPAEEVVSEFNEYVNMTAEELESWLKSGDSNSAGWPKDDAEGDDGETVGHDSGRKIVEILRANPDKKEDAYTEEQVEHMRKVVAYCKRHLAQETKSNSEKSPEEVKKTKSYASLKNWGHDFLKAQGGGSSTGEEAAEKTGSNGSKEKNGSNKKGEEEEEEEEKEEEMEEEKEEEPEQADDAEEEAAEEETEEKAGDKRKNASDENGSSKKRQTRQGEGKAAEESEENGGEDGDDKTTKGPEKGDTVSWNWGNGHPEGKVLDVKGEKTTIETKRGNEVSRDGKPEDPAVVLDTGKSKAIKSAHELNEA; encoded by the exons ATGGTCAAGCCCGCCGAAGAGGTCGTCTCCGAGTTCAACGAGTACGTCAAcatgacggccgaggagctcgagtcCTGGCTCAAGTCGGGCGACTCCAACAGCGCCGGCTGGCccaaggacgacgccgaaggcgacgacggcgagacggTCGGGCACGACAGCGGGCGCAAGATCGTCGAGATCCTGCGGGCGAACCccgacaagaaggaggacgcGTACACGGAAGAGCAGGTCGAGCACATGCGCAAGGTCGTGGCGTACTG CAAACGGCATCTCGCTCAGGAGACCAAGTCGAATAGCGAAAAGTCGCCCGAGGAGGTGAAGAAGACCAAGTCGTACGCGTCGCTGAAGAACTGGGGGCACGACTTTCTCAAGGCTCAGGGCGGCGGGTCATCCACGGGTGaagaggccgccgagaagactGGGTCAAACGGGTCCAAGGAGAAGAACGGATCGAATAagaagggagaagaagaggaggaggaggaagagaaggaggaagagatggaggaagagaaggaggaagagcccgagcaggccgatgacgccgaggaagaggcggcagaggaggagaccgaggagaaggccggtGACAAGCGGAAGAACGCCAGCGACGAGAACGGCTCCAGCAAAAAGAGGCAAACCCGCcagggcgagggcaaggcggccgaggagtCGGAGGagaacggcggcgaagacggcgacgacaagacgaCAAAGGGCCCCGAGAAGGGCGACACGGTCAGCTGGAACTGGGGCAACGGGCATCCCGAGGGCAAGGTGCTCGACGTCAAGGGCGAGAA GACGACCATCGAGACGAAGCGCGGCAACGAGGTGTCTCGCGATGGGAAGCCCGAAGACCCGGCTGTCGTGCTGGACACTGGCAAGTCCAAGGCCATCAAGTCGGCCCACGAACTGAACGAGGCGTGA
- a CDS encoding Lipocalin-like domain-containing protein, giving the protein MRPSTLSTVLSCAAVATAAAVTNETTTPSPAIPNVVQSTWDGKCFYPTPDAAFDVEAYLGRWYQVAGTVAPFTAGCKCIYAQYSLNDDGTVKVNNTCETPERAVNILGTAAPADPSYGAKGVLRVQFPGQPGPECAGPNYIVQDYTPDFALVQSSNFSTLFVLSRQQNPEDAVLDAWIARAGQLGSSLDDVIKIDQTDCKFT; this is encoded by the exons ATGAGACCCTCCACCCTCTCGACCGTCCTctcctgcgccgccgtcgcaaccgccgccgcggtcaccaacgagacgacgacgccctccCCGGCCATCCCCAATGTCGTCCAGTCGACCTGGGACGGGAAGTGCTTCTACCCGACGCCCGACGCCGccttcgacgtcgaggcctaCCTCGGCCGCTGGTACCAggtcgccggcaccgtcgcgcCCTTCACCGCCGGCTGCAAGTGCATCTACGCGCAGTACTCTCTGAAC GACGACGGCACAGTCAAGGTCAACAACACGTGCGAGACCCCGGAGCGCGCCGTCAACatcctcggcaccgccgcgcccgccgacCCGTCGTACGGCGCCAAGGGTGTCCTGCGCGTGCAGTTCCCCGGCCAGCCCGGGCCCGAGTGCGCCGGTCCCAACTACATCGTCCAGG ACTACACCCCGGACTTTGCGCTCGTGCAGTCCAGCAACTTCTCGACGCTGTTCGTGCTCAGTCGCCAGCAGAACCCGGAGGATGCCGTTCTCGAT GCATGGatcgcccgcgccggccagctcggctccagcctcgacgacgttATCAAGATTGACCAGACGGACTGCAAGTTCACCTGA
- a CDS encoding Cytochrome: MELLALAGTIFAVVVVGCYLLESLFFLSKDPREPDYFRPKVPLIGHLLGLNKYGAGRYFTKIGSQTKFKIFSAPIFSFKFYVISERKFIASIQRNAKTISFAPFAAKAARTFSGATEKAASLQDHLEGGPGAKEFDRVQRTMLAAGPELDEMSHVATRVKLELVDKLAVDATRSSGSAVEIDLFAWVRHAVSISSTEGFFGPLNPFKNPEHEADFWTFSDKAHILIGGDFMGNLFAKEAMKARERNGQRYEEYVRLGGLEQASGLIKGRARVMEENNVSQRDVARLHIGFDIAMLANYVPTTWWAVFEIFSRPWLVEEIREEVRKAVRVQDNGGFTLDLSLLKSSSPLLLSSIQEAQRLHMVHAYIREVLRDTTITVDDTPQVLKKGNYVQINGIPILRSEETWGADAADFDAYRFIKMKKRTEVPGVATPGDLPPHSFPVWGVSPHICPARWFATGGTMALIALMVLKLDIEAAPGLKGDGPAGREWKVPKLGGLFVALLSPDEPVPVMVRPREEFAGKWNIETGTPGTRLQLSVG; this comes from the exons ATGGAACTACTAGCCCTCGCCGGCACGATCTTCGCCGTCGTAGTCGTCGGCTGCTACCTCCTCGAgtccctcttcttcctctccaagGACCCGCGGGAGCCCGACTACTTCCGGCCCAAGGTGCCGCTCATCGGCCATCTACTCGGCCTCAACAAGTACGGCGCCGGACGGTATTTTACAAAGATCGG ATCCCAGACAAAGTTCAAGATCTTCTCCGCGCCCATCTTCAGCTTCAAGTTCTACGTCATCTCGGAGCGCAAGTTCATCGCCTCGATCCAGCGCAATGCCAAGACCATCTCTTTCGCGCCGTtcgcggccaaggcggcccGGACGTTCAGCGGCGCCACCGAGAAGGCCGCGAGCCTGCAGGACCACCTCGAGGGCGGGCCCGGGGCCAAGGAATTCGACAGAGTTCAGCGCACCATGCTGGCTGCCGGTCCTGAGCTCGACGAGATGAGCCACGTCGCGACTCGGGTGAAGCTCGAACTGGTTGATAAGCTGGCTGTTGACGCCACAAGGTCGTCAGGCTCCGCCGTTGAGATTGATCTTTTTGCTTGGGTCAGGCATGCTGTCTCGATATCGTCAACGGAGGGCTTTTTCGGGCCTCTGAATCCTTTCAAGAACCCTGAGCACGAAGCCGACTTCTG GACCTTCAGCGACAAGGCTCACATCCTCATCGGGGGCGACTTCATGGGCAACCTTTTCGCTAAAGAGGCGATGAAGGCCCGCGAGCGCAACGGTCAAAGATACGAGGAGTACGTCCGCCTCGGGGGTCTTGAACAGGCATCCGGGCTGATCAAGGGCCGCGCACGTGTGATGGAGGAGAACAATGTGTCGCAACGGgacgtcgcccgcctccACATCGGCTTCGATATCGCTATGCTCGCTAACTACGTCCCCACGACATGGTGGGCCGTGTTCGAGATCTTCTCCCGCCCTTGGCTTGTCGAAGAGATCCGTGAAGAGGTCCGCAAGGCCGTCAGGGTGCAGGACAACGGCGGTTTCACTCTGGACTTATCCCTTCTCAAGTCCTCATCGCCCCTTCTGCTCTCCTCGATCCAGGAGGCGCAACGCCTGCACATGGTCCACGCGTACATCCGCGAGGTCCTCCGCGACACGACCATCACGGTGGATGACACCCCTCAGGTCCTGAAAAAGGGCAACTACGTCCAGATCAACGGCATTCCCATCCTCCGCAGTGAGGAGACCtggggcgccgacgccgcggacTTTGACGCGTACCGCTTTATtaagatgaagaagaggaccgAGGTGCCAGGCGTGGCGACGCCGGGCGACCTGCCGCCTCACTCGTTCCCCGTCTGGGGCGTCTCGCCGCACATCTGCCCCGCGCGGTGGTTCGCGACGGGCGGGACCATGGCTCTCATCGCGTTGATGGTGTTAAAGCTCGAcatcgaggcggcgccggggtTGAAGGGCGACGGCCCCGCGGGGAGGGAGTGGAAGGTGCCTAAGCTCGGGGGCCTCTTCGTTGCGCTGCTCTCCCCTGACGAGCCCGTTCCGGTTATGGTTCGGCCGAGGGAAGAGTTTGCGGGCAAGTGGAACATCGAGACGGGGACCCCTGGGACTAGACTGCAGTTGTCAGTAGGTTGA
- a CDS encoding oxalate decarboxylase family bicupin encodes MQLTQPTTAAKLLLLWASVSELCSAAPHSDSPRERLLRGLDIPESYRSKRGSGDPYTPGFRDPNDGAVDSVGEGLDPLPFRNGLGASVLGPWNSERSRQNPDLVRPPSTDKGNMPNMRWSFADSHIRIEEGGWTRQTTVRELSTSVELAGVNMRLGQGVIRELHWHKEAEWAYVLDGEVRVTALDYEGGNFMDDLKKGDLWYFPSGVPHSLQGLSENGTEFLLIFDDGRFSEESTFILSDWLAHTPKSVIAENFHLEPEVFKHLPESEKYIFQGSLPGPIDEERPTGKHAKKSRFNFTHRMLDQEPERTSGGEVRITDSRNFPISKTVAAAHLTIQPGALREMHWHPNADEWSFFIKGRARITIFAAEGTARTFDYVPGDVGIVPKNMGHFVENIGDEPIEMLEVFRADEFRDFSLFQWMGETPKRLVVDHLFKDDKENGEKFWNEVKEAQKDPVTKFQKTESQSDEAQRVEEL; translated from the exons ATGCAGCTCACCCAACCCACGACGGCAGCCAAGCTGCTCCTCCTCTGGGCATCCGTCAGCGAGCtgtgctcggcggcgccgcacTCCGACAGCCCGCGCGAGCGGCTCCTCCGGGGCCTGGACATCCCCGAAAGCTACCGCAGCAAGAGGGGCTCCGGCGACCCGTACACGCCGGGGTTCCGGGACCccaacgacggcgccgtcgactcggtcggcgagggcctcgaccCGCTGCCGTTCCGCAACGGGCTCGGCGCGTCGGTGCTGGGCCCGTGGAACAGCGAGCGGTCGCGGCAGAACCCGGACCTGGTgcgcccgccgtcgacggacAAGGGGAACATGCCCAACATGCGCTGGAGCTTTGCCGACTCGCACATTAGGATCGAG GAAGGCGGCTGGACTCGTCAGACGACGGTCCGCGAGCTCTCGACGAGcgtcgagctggccggcgtcaacatgcgcctcggccagggcgtcATCCGCGAGCTGCACTGGCACAAGGAGGCCGAGTGGGCGTACGTgctggacggcgaggtcCGCGTGACGGCGCTCGACTACGAGGGCGGCAACTTTATGGACGACTTGAAGAAGGGGG ATCTCTGGTATTTCCCCTCGGGTGTGCCGCACTCGCTGCAGGGCCTGAGTGAGAACGGCACTGAGTTCCTCCTCATCTTTGACGACGGCCGATTCTCCGAGGAGTCGACCTTTATTCTGTCTGACTGGCTTG CCCACACCCCCAAGtccgtcatcgccgagaaCTTCCACCTCGAGCCCGAGGTCTTCAAGCACCTCCCCGAGAGCGAAAAGTACATCTTCCAGGGCTCGCTCCCCGGCcccatcgacgaggagcgtCCCACGGGCAAGCACGCCAAGAAGTCGCGCTTCAACTTCACGCACCGCATGCTCGACCAGGAGCCCGAGCGGACgtcgggcggcgaggtgcGCATCACCGACTCGCGCAACTTCCCCATCTCCAAGaccgtggccgccgcccacctgACGATCCAGCCCGGCGCGCTGCGCGAGATGCACTGGCACCCTAATGCCGACGAGTGGTCCTTCTTCATCAAGGGCCGCGCGCGCATCACCATCTTCGCTGCCGAGGGCACTGCGCGCACCTTTGACTACGtccccggcgacgtcggcatCGTGCCCAAGAACATGGGCCACTTTGTCGAGAACATTGGCGACGAGCCCATCGAGATGCTCGAGGTCTTCAGGGCCGACGAGTTCCGCGACTTCTCCCTGTTCCAGTGGATGGGCGAGACGCCCAAGAGGCTCGTGGTCGACCACCTGTTCAAGGACGACAAGGAGAACGGCGAAAAGTTCTGGAACGAGGTCAAGGAGGCGCAGAAGGACCCGGTGACCAAGTTTCAGAAGACCGAATCACAATCTGATGAGGCCCAGAGGGTGGAGGAGTTGTGA
- a CDS encoding Duf1275 domain protein — protein sequence MSATEANYGAVTTSAPVVNGDSRASADEEQPLLGAAGGKPASKSLRKKLTTDVTRDWADLVLLTCYIITGLLDSSSISIWGSFVSMQTGNTVYIGLGLAAPTESTRWIKSATSLGSFCLGSFFFSRFHRLFSPKRRWVLCASFIAQTLLCVAAALILTLGPAAGKDEVSWNVLVPIALIAFQSCGQAVTSRALRYNALTSVVLTSIYCDLFSDAELFVVRNAERNRRVGAPLLLLAGAVLGGLFAHSSLGIAGALWTASFFKFLVVLAWFFWPGESTSDEE from the exons ATGAGCGCAACCGAAGCCAACTACGGCGCCGTCACCACATCGGCGCCCGTGGTCAACGGCGATTCTCGCGCATCCGCCGATGAAGAGCAgcccctcctcggcgccgccgggggcAAGCCGGCGTCCAAGTCTCTCCGCAAGAAGCTGACCACGGACGTCACCCGCGACTGGGCCGACCTGGTCCTCCTCACGTGCTACATCATCACTGGCCTCCTCGAcagctcctccatctccatctggGGCTCTTTCGTGTCCATGCAAACAG GCAACACCGTCTAtatcggcctcggcctcgccgcgccCACCGAGTCAACCCGCTGGATCAAGTCCGCCACCTCCCTCGGATCCTTCTGCCTCggctccttcttcttcagccgCTTCCACCGCCTCTTCTCCCCGAAGCGCCGCTGGGTCCTCTGCGCCTCCTTCATCGCCCAGACGCTCCtctgcgtcgccgccgccctcatcctcaccctcggccccgccgccggcaaggacGAGGTCTCGTGGAACGTCCTCGTGCCcatcgccctcatcgccTTCCAGAGCTGCGGCCAGGCCGTCACGAGCCGCGCCCTGCGCTACAACGCCCTCACGAGCGTCGTGCTGACGAGCATCTACTGCGACCTCTtctccgacgccgagctcttCGTCGTCCGCAACGCCGAGCGGAACCGCCGCGTCGGCGCCCCGTTgctgctcctcgccggcgccgtcttggGCGGCCTGTTCGCCCACTCGTCGCTGGGCATCGCCGGCGCGCTGTGGACGGCGTCCTTCTTCAAGTTCCTGGTTGTCCTGGCCTGGTTTTTCTGGCCGGGTGAGTCGACATCAGATGAGGAGTAG